In the Puntigrus tetrazona isolate hp1 chromosome 9, ASM1883169v1, whole genome shotgun sequence genome, one interval contains:
- the hcn5 gene encoding potassium/sodium hyperpolarization-activated cyclic nucleotide-gated channel 1 isoform X2 gives MHRLAPENHSRFSWSGWKNLLLPQLNRRSLYVYGSEVAVEKECVRQKEGGVLVIHPFSRLRSYYIMCMVAITFLNLIGIPMEIAFLDGNSGVGWEGFNVFSDTLFLIDVGLNFRMGIINEDSEGVTLDLKSIRQQYLKSWFIPDMVAAFPVGYILLIADLQYHGDSPSSRASKMMRILMFVRILSLVRLLRVSRLVRFFNEVERVSNANLEVVRVFLRILSLFMMIFLLCHWNGCIQYFVPMLEEFPSDCWVRRENLMNATVGEKYSFGVFRALSHMTAISYGSSETPTSKE, from the exons ATGCATCGTCTCGCACCTGAGAATCACAGCCGCTTCAGTTGGAGCGGGTGGAAAAACCTTCTGCTGCCGCAGTTGAACAGACGCTCGCTGTATGTCTACGGCAGTGAGGTGGCTGTGGAGAAGGAGTGCGTTAGACAAAAAGAGGGAGGCGTGTTGGTCATCCATCCCTTCAGTCGTTTAAG GAGTTATTACATCATGTGTATGGTGGCCATAACATTTCTTAATCTGATTGGCATTCCGATGGAGATTGCATTTCTAGATGGCAACAGTGGAGTAGGCTGGGAGGGTTTTAATGTGTTCTCAGACACTCTGTTCCTGATTGACGTGGGTCTTAACTTTCGCATGGGGATCATTAATGAGGACAGTGAG GGAGTAACTCTGGATTTAAAAAGCATTCGACAACAGTATTTGAAAAGCTGGTTTATACCTGATATGGTGGCAGCATTCCCAGTTGGTTACATACTACTTATTGCG GACCTACAATACCACGGTGACTCTCCCTCGTCCAGAGCCAGCAAAATGATGCGCATCTTGATGTTTGTGAGAATCCTCAGCCTTGTCCGCTTGCTACGTGTGTCAAGGCTTGTTAGGTTTTTCAATGAGGTGGAAAGA GTTTCAAATGCCAACTTGGAGGTGGTGAGGGTGTTCCTCAGAATCTTGTCGTTATTTATGATGATTTTCCTGCTCTGCCACTGGAATGGATGTATTCAGTATTTTGTGCCTATGCTTGAGGAGTTTCCCTCAGACTGCTGGGTTAGAAGAGAAAATCTAATG AATGCTACAGTGGGGGAGAAGTACTCTTTTGGAGTCTTTCGGGCCCTCTCTCATATGACTGCAATATCATACGGTTCCTCTGAAACACCCACAAGCAAGGA atga
- the hcn5 gene encoding potassium/sodium hyperpolarization-activated cyclic nucleotide-gated channel 1 isoform X1: MHRLAPENHSRFSWSGWKNLLLPQLNRRSLYVYGSEVAVEKECVRQKEGGVLVIHPFSRLRSYYIMCMVAITFLNLIGIPMEIAFLDGNSGVGWEGFNVFSDTLFLIDVGLNFRMGIINEDSEGVTLDLKSIRQQYLKSWFIPDMVAAFPVGYILLIADLQYHGDSPSSRASKMMRILMFVRILSLVRLLRVSRLVRFFNEVERVSNANLEVVRVFLRILSLFMMIFLLCHWNGCIQYFVPMLEEFPSDCWVRRENLMNATVGEKYSFGVFRALSHMTAISYGSSETPTSKEYTFDKLI, translated from the exons ATGCATCGTCTCGCACCTGAGAATCACAGCCGCTTCAGTTGGAGCGGGTGGAAAAACCTTCTGCTGCCGCAGTTGAACAGACGCTCGCTGTATGTCTACGGCAGTGAGGTGGCTGTGGAGAAGGAGTGCGTTAGACAAAAAGAGGGAGGCGTGTTGGTCATCCATCCCTTCAGTCGTTTAAG GAGTTATTACATCATGTGTATGGTGGCCATAACATTTCTTAATCTGATTGGCATTCCGATGGAGATTGCATTTCTAGATGGCAACAGTGGAGTAGGCTGGGAGGGTTTTAATGTGTTCTCAGACACTCTGTTCCTGATTGACGTGGGTCTTAACTTTCGCATGGGGATCATTAATGAGGACAGTGAG GGAGTAACTCTGGATTTAAAAAGCATTCGACAACAGTATTTGAAAAGCTGGTTTATACCTGATATGGTGGCAGCATTCCCAGTTGGTTACATACTACTTATTGCG GACCTACAATACCACGGTGACTCTCCCTCGTCCAGAGCCAGCAAAATGATGCGCATCTTGATGTTTGTGAGAATCCTCAGCCTTGTCCGCTTGCTACGTGTGTCAAGGCTTGTTAGGTTTTTCAATGAGGTGGAAAGA GTTTCAAATGCCAACTTGGAGGTGGTGAGGGTGTTCCTCAGAATCTTGTCGTTATTTATGATGATTTTCCTGCTCTGCCACTGGAATGGATGTATTCAGTATTTTGTGCCTATGCTTGAGGAGTTTCCCTCAGACTGCTGGGTTAGAAGAGAAAATCTAATG AATGCTACAGTGGGGGAGAAGTACTCTTTTGGAGTCTTTCGGGCCCTCTCTCATATGACTGCAATATCATACGGTTCCTCTGAAACACCCACAAGCAAGGAGTATACTTTTGATAAGCTGATTTAg
- the LOC122351767 gene encoding cytochrome c oxidase copper chaperone encodes MSSLSAASVEASPAIEAAEQKKPLKPCCACPDTKKARDACIIEKGEESCTGLIEAHKECMRALGFKI; translated from the exons ATGTCGAGCCTGTCAGCAGCCAGTGTTGAGGCTTCACCAGCAATAGAGGCGGCAGAGCAGAAGAAACCCCTCAAGCCATGCTGTGCGTGTCCTGACACCAAGAAAGCTCGAGATGCGTG CATAATTGAAAAGGGAGAAGAAAGCTGCACAGGTCTTATTGAAGCTCACAAGGAGTGCATGAGGGCACTCGGTTTTAAGATATAA
- the popdc2 gene encoding popeye domain-containing 2 isoform X1: MNSGDSTLIDSIIYNHTLCDGWTNSTEGAIYHLGNTILFLGYMGGSGAYGALYIFSFLAPAFVCLTLWGWLTMCGLDVFLWNLLLMLQCLAQVCHLIFRLMQDGLANEELSALYTAVYLPLDVPVQVFKEITAASENKVLSLAAEETYAIEGKTPIDQLSFLLSGRIRVSLEGQFLHYIFPHQFLDSPEWESLRPTEEGNFQVTLTAETDCRYISWRRRRLYLLLSKDRYVARLFSVMLGSDIADKLYSLNDKLFAKSGVRLDIRLPSLYHVLAPSPQGSEGGSASSPPRGSQGDATVVPIDPAPSNRGLDARKVLPDMGKTPVPKPPHQQPSDTEMPFGEDSTSLVLEDFADMTGSLMDYGSERDYLK; this comes from the exons ATGAATAGTGGCGACTCTACCTTGATTGACTCTATAATTTACAATCACACACTCTGCGATGGATGGACCAACAGCACAGAAGGTGCCATCTACCATCTGGGTAACACCATTCTTTTTTTGGGCTATATGGGTGGTAGTGGAGCATACGGGGCGCTGTACATCTTCAGCTTTTTGGCTCCTGCTTTCGTCTGTTTGACTCTGTGGGGCTGGTTGACAATGTGTGGCCTTGATGTCTTCCTCTGGAACTTGCTGCTGATGCTGCAGTGTTTGGCCCAGGTGTGTCATCTGATTTTTCGGCTGATGCAGGATGGTTTAGCTAACGAGGAGCTTTCTGCGCTTTACACAGCGGTCTATCTGCCTCTGGATGTACCTGTGCAGGTGTTTAAGGAGATTACGGCTGCCAGTGAGAACAAAGTGCTCTCTCTAGCGGCCGAGGAGACGTATGCTATAGAGGGGAAGACGCCCATTGATCAGttgtcttttcttctttctggcAG gATCAGAGTGTCCTTAGAAGGTCAGTTCCTCCATTATATCTTCCCTCACCAGTTTCTTGATTCTCCAGAATGGGAGTCTCTAAGACCTACAGAAGAGGGCAACTTCCAG GTGACACTGACAGCAGAGACGGACTGTCGTTATATCTCTTGGCGCAGACGTCGGCTTTACCTTCTGCTGTCTAAGGATCGTTACGTTGCCCGACTTTTCTCAGTCATGCTCGGTAGTGACATTGCTGACAAACTGTACTCACTCAATGACAAGCTGTTTGCCAAGAGTGGTGTGCGTCTTGATATCCGTCTGCCCAGTCTCTACCATGTCCTCGCCCCCTCGCCACAGGGCAGTGAGGGTGGCAGTGCTAGTTCACCACCCAGGGGGAGCCAAGGAGATGCTACAGTTGTGCCGATTGATCCAGCCCCATCTAACCGGGGCTTAGATGCAAGAAAAGTCCTTCCAGACATGGGAAAGACCCCAGTGCCCAAACCTCCACATCAACAACCCTCTGACACGGAGATGCCCTTTGGTGAGGATTCAACCAGCTTGGTTCTGGAGGACTTTGCTGATATGACAGGCTCTCTAATGGACTACGGGAGTGAAAGGGATTATTTGAAGTAA
- the popdc2 gene encoding popeye domain-containing 2 isoform X2 yields the protein MNSGDSTLIDSIIYNHTLCDGWTNSTEGAIYHLGNTILFLGYMGGSGAYGALYIFSFLAPAFVCLTLWGWLTMCGLDVFLWNLLLMLQCLAQVCHLIFRLMQDGLANEELSALYTAVYLPLDVPVQVFKEITAASENKVLSLAAEETYAIEGKTPIDQLSFLLSGRIRVSLEGQFLHYIFPHQFLDSPEWESLRPTEEGNFQVTLTAETDCRYISWRRRRLYLLLSKDRYVARLFSVMLGSDIADKLYSLNDKLFAKSGVRLDIRLPSLYHVLAPSPQGSEGGSASSPPRGSQGDATVVPIDPAPSNRGLDARKVLPDMGKTPVPKPPHQQPSDTEMPFEGDTPGRLRFQRGGAPLAPTDTPKL from the exons ATGAATAGTGGCGACTCTACCTTGATTGACTCTATAATTTACAATCACACACTCTGCGATGGATGGACCAACAGCACAGAAGGTGCCATCTACCATCTGGGTAACACCATTCTTTTTTTGGGCTATATGGGTGGTAGTGGAGCATACGGGGCGCTGTACATCTTCAGCTTTTTGGCTCCTGCTTTCGTCTGTTTGACTCTGTGGGGCTGGTTGACAATGTGTGGCCTTGATGTCTTCCTCTGGAACTTGCTGCTGATGCTGCAGTGTTTGGCCCAGGTGTGTCATCTGATTTTTCGGCTGATGCAGGATGGTTTAGCTAACGAGGAGCTTTCTGCGCTTTACACAGCGGTCTATCTGCCTCTGGATGTACCTGTGCAGGTGTTTAAGGAGATTACGGCTGCCAGTGAGAACAAAGTGCTCTCTCTAGCGGCCGAGGAGACGTATGCTATAGAGGGGAAGACGCCCATTGATCAGttgtcttttcttctttctggcAG gATCAGAGTGTCCTTAGAAGGTCAGTTCCTCCATTATATCTTCCCTCACCAGTTTCTTGATTCTCCAGAATGGGAGTCTCTAAGACCTACAGAAGAGGGCAACTTCCAG GTGACACTGACAGCAGAGACGGACTGTCGTTATATCTCTTGGCGCAGACGTCGGCTTTACCTTCTGCTGTCTAAGGATCGTTACGTTGCCCGACTTTTCTCAGTCATGCTCGGTAGTGACATTGCTGACAAACTGTACTCACTCAATGACAAGCTGTTTGCCAAGAGTGGTGTGCGTCTTGATATCCGTCTGCCCAGTCTCTACCATGTCCTCGCCCCCTCGCCACAGGGCAGTGAGGGTGGCAGTGCTAGTTCACCACCCAGGGGGAGCCAAGGAGATGCTACAGTTGTGCCGATTGATCCAGCCCCATCTAACCGGGGCTTAGATGCAAGAAAAGTCCTTCCAGACATGGGAAAGACCCCAGTGCCCAAACCTCCACATCAACAACCCTCTGACACGGAGATGCCCTTTG AAGGTGATACTCCAGGAAGACTTCGATTCCAAAGAGGAGGTGCCCCACTGGCCCCTACTGACACCCCAAAGCTGTAG
- the pla1a gene encoding phospholipase A1 member A isoform X2 — translation MLINKAKAWKWIKAFVYLSVCITSAVGNEEASQKCADFNNTAWLEYRQGSKLQVQYLLLTRKNVDCASLFTQDCLNHTQKHTAYFNSSLPTKVIVHGYRALGSKPSWVSGLAQALLREEDVNVLVVDWVYGASFAYNLVVENYKEVAVQISVLINQLTKYGSKLESFHFIGVSLGAHVSGFVGTLFEGKLGRITGLDPAGPMFKSADPFDRLDSSDALFVEAIHTDSDYFGISIPVGHVDFFLNGGMDQAGCARTKFASMYGYVICDHMRALHVYMSALNSSCWLIGFPCSSYEEFLAGKCVTCKGPFNGTCPQIGLLKNSGITANSLPNQEKVYLLTTATAPYCAHHILVELKVSPLDKTADVQLTLISVGHPGTELKLKLNTDEVVHKKVAAHPEQLCKIDSVQLKNTGGLFYRQGDIHFEYICISEVPQTRGLDPLCVKNINVGRGVPWSHDFVQLC, via the exons ATGTTGATCAACAAAGCCAAAGCTTGGAAATGGATCAAggcttttgtttatttgtcagtGTGCATCACCTCTGCTGTGG GTAATGAGGAAGCATCCCAAAAGTGTGCAGACTTCAACAACACAGCTTGGCTAGAATACAGACAGGGCTCCAAACTCCAGGTACAGTACCTTCTTCTTACACGAAAGAATGTAGACTGCGCCAGCCTCTTCACACAGGACTGCCTCAACCATACCCAGAAACACACCGCTTACTTCAATTCATCACTCCCCACTAAAGTCATTGTTCATGGATACAG GGCGCTGGGCAGTAAGCCTTCCTGGGTGAGTGGCTTAGCTCAGGCTCTACTGCGGGAAGAGGATGTGAATGTTCTGGTGGTGGACTGGGTCTATGGAGCCTCGTTTGCTTATAACCTGGTGGTAGAGAACTACAAAGAGGTGGCAGTGCAGATATCAGTGCTTATCAATCAGCTTACG AAATATGGAAGTAAGCTGGaatcttttcatttcattggtGTGAGTCTTGGAGCACACGTGTCTGGATTCGTAGGGACCCTGTTTGAAGGCAAACTGGGTCGAATTACag GTCTGGACCCTGCAGGCCCAATGTTCAAGAGTGCTGACCCGTTTGACCGTCTGGATTCGTCTGATGCTTTGTTCGTTGAGGCCATACACACTGACTCTGACT ACTTTGGTATATCCATTCCCGTCGGGCATGTGGACTTCTTTTTAAATGGTGGAATGGACCAAGCCGGTTGTGCACGCACAAAGTTTGCTTCAA TGTATGGTTATGTGATTTGTGACCACATGAGGGCACTACATGTCTACATGAGCGCCCTGAACAGCTCGTGTTGGCTTATTGGTTTCCCCTGCTCCAGTTATGAGGAATTCCTGGCAGGAAAATGCGTCACCTGCAAGGGCCCCTTCAATGGCACATGCCCACAAATAG gCTTGTTAAAAAACAGTGGAATAACAGCTAATTCCCTGCCAAATCAAGAGAAGGTGTATCTCCTTACTACTGCTACGGCTCCTTATTGTG CTCATCACATCCTAGTGGAATTAAAGGTTTCCCCTTTAGACAAGACTGCTGATGTTCAGCTTACTCTGATCTCTGTTGGACACCCTGGCACTGAGCTGAAACTCAAact AAATACAGATGAAGTGGTGCACAAAAAAGTGGCTGCACACCCAGAGCAACTGTGTAAAATTGACTCAGTGCAGCTGAAAAACACAGGAGGACTATTCTACAGACAAGGAGATATTCATTTTGAGTATATCTGCATCTCTGAAGTGCCTCAAACAAG AGGGCTGGATCCATTATGTGTGAAGAACATTAATGTTGGGCGGGGAGTGCCATGGTCACATGACTTTGTACAGTTGTGCTAA
- the pla1a gene encoding phospholipase A1 member A isoform X1, whose translation MLINKAKAWKWIKAFVYLSVCITSAVGNEEASQKCADFNNTAWLEYRQGSKLQVQYLLLTRKNVDCASLFTQDCLNHTQKHTAYFNSSLPTKVIVHGYRALGSKPSWVSGLAQALLREEDVNVLVVDWVYGASFAYNLVVENYKEVAVQISVLINQLTKYGSKLESFHFIGVSLGAHVSGFVGTLFEGKLGRITGLDPAGPMFKSADPFDRLDSSDALFVEAIHTDSDYFGISIPVGHVDFFLNGGMDQAGCARTKFASIFIYFPVYGYVICDHMRALHVYMSALNSSCWLIGFPCSSYEEFLAGKCVTCKGPFNGTCPQIGLLKNSGITANSLPNQEKVYLLTTATAPYCAHHILVELKVSPLDKTADVQLTLISVGHPGTELKLKLNTDEVVHKKVAAHPEQLCKIDSVQLKNTGGLFYRQGDIHFEYICISEVPQTRGLDPLCVKNINVGRGVPWSHDFVQLC comes from the exons ATGTTGATCAACAAAGCCAAAGCTTGGAAATGGATCAAggcttttgtttatttgtcagtGTGCATCACCTCTGCTGTGG GTAATGAGGAAGCATCCCAAAAGTGTGCAGACTTCAACAACACAGCTTGGCTAGAATACAGACAGGGCTCCAAACTCCAGGTACAGTACCTTCTTCTTACACGAAAGAATGTAGACTGCGCCAGCCTCTTCACACAGGACTGCCTCAACCATACCCAGAAACACACCGCTTACTTCAATTCATCACTCCCCACTAAAGTCATTGTTCATGGATACAG GGCGCTGGGCAGTAAGCCTTCCTGGGTGAGTGGCTTAGCTCAGGCTCTACTGCGGGAAGAGGATGTGAATGTTCTGGTGGTGGACTGGGTCTATGGAGCCTCGTTTGCTTATAACCTGGTGGTAGAGAACTACAAAGAGGTGGCAGTGCAGATATCAGTGCTTATCAATCAGCTTACG AAATATGGAAGTAAGCTGGaatcttttcatttcattggtGTGAGTCTTGGAGCACACGTGTCTGGATTCGTAGGGACCCTGTTTGAAGGCAAACTGGGTCGAATTACag GTCTGGACCCTGCAGGCCCAATGTTCAAGAGTGCTGACCCGTTTGACCGTCTGGATTCGTCTGATGCTTTGTTCGTTGAGGCCATACACACTGACTCTGACT ACTTTGGTATATCCATTCCCGTCGGGCATGTGGACTTCTTTTTAAATGGTGGAATGGACCAAGCCGGTTGTGCACGCACAAAGTTTGCTTCAA TTTTTATCTACTTTCCAGTGTATGGTTATGTGATTTGTGACCACATGAGGGCACTACATGTCTACATGAGCGCCCTGAACAGCTCGTGTTGGCTTATTGGTTTCCCCTGCTCCAGTTATGAGGAATTCCTGGCAGGAAAATGCGTCACCTGCAAGGGCCCCTTCAATGGCACATGCCCACAAATAG gCTTGTTAAAAAACAGTGGAATAACAGCTAATTCCCTGCCAAATCAAGAGAAGGTGTATCTCCTTACTACTGCTACGGCTCCTTATTGTG CTCATCACATCCTAGTGGAATTAAAGGTTTCCCCTTTAGACAAGACTGCTGATGTTCAGCTTACTCTGATCTCTGTTGGACACCCTGGCACTGAGCTGAAACTCAAact AAATACAGATGAAGTGGTGCACAAAAAAGTGGCTGCACACCCAGAGCAACTGTGTAAAATTGACTCAGTGCAGCTGAAAAACACAGGAGGACTATTCTACAGACAAGGAGATATTCATTTTGAGTATATCTGCATCTCTGAAGTGCCTCAAACAAG AGGGCTGGATCCATTATGTGTGAAGAACATTAATGTTGGGCGGGGAGTGCCATGGTCACATGACTTTGTACAGTTGTGCTAA
- the hsd3b1 gene encoding hydroxy-delta-5-steroid dehydrogenase, 3 beta- and steroid delta-isomerase 1: protein MTLSGDVCVIAGACGFLGEKLVRLLLEEEKLAEIRLLDKNIQSELIQSLDGCKGETKVSVFEGDIRDRELLRRACKGAALVFHTASLIDVIGLIEYSELYGVNVKGTQLLLETCIQENVSSFIYTSSIEVAGPNPRGDPVINGNEDTPYSSCLKFSYSKTKHEAEQICLQANGELLCNGGQLATCALRPMYIYGPGCRFTLGHMRDGIRNGNVLVRTSRREAKVNPVYVGNVALAHIQAGRALKDSQKRAVMGGNFYYISDDTPPVSYSDFNYAILSPLGFRIQERPILPFPLLYLLSFLMELLHIVLRPILRFTPPLNRQLLTMLNTSFSFSYQKAHRDFGYSPRYDWEEARRCTSDWLASVLPTERQRINLK, encoded by the exons ATGACTCTATCAGGAGATGTATGCGTTATTGCGGGAGCCTGTGGGTTTTTGGGAGAAAAGCTGGTCAGGCTGTTGCTGGAAGAGGAGAAGCTTGCTGAGATTAGATTGCTGGATAAAAACATCCAGTCTGAGCTAATACAGTCTCTTGATG GTTGCAAGGGAGAGACTAAAGTGAGTGTTTTTGAGGGAGATATCAGGGACCGTGAACTACTGAGAAGAGCCTGTAAAGGAGCAGCACTTGTTTTCCACACAGCATCTCTCATCGATGTCATTGGATTAATTGAATACAGTGAATTATATGGAGTTAATGTTAAAG GAACACAGCTGCTGCTCGAGACCTGCATCCAAGAAAACGTGTCCTCCTTCATTTACACTAGCAGCATTGAAGTGGCTGGTCCCAATCCCCGTGGTGATCCAGTCATTAACGGCAATGAGGACACTCCTTACTCCTCCTGTCTTAAGTTTAGCTACAGCAAAACCAAGCATGAGGCTGAGCAGATTTGCCTTCAGGCCAATGGAGAGCTGCTCTGTAATGGAGGTCAGCTGGCAACCTGTGCACTGAGGCCCATGTACATCTATGGACCAGGCTGTCGATTTACTTTAGGCCACATGCGGGATGGAATCCGCAATGGAAATGTGCTGGTGAGAACATCACGCCGTGAGGCCAAAGTGAATCCTGTATATGTGGGAAACGTAGCACTGGCACACATACAAGCAGGTCGAGCTCTCAAAGATTCTCAGAAAAGGGCTGTGATGGGTGGAAACTTCTATTATATCTCAGACGACACACCGCCTGTTAGCTACTCAGACTTTAATTATGCTATTCTTTCACCATTAGGCTTTAGGATACAAGAGAGGCCCATTCTGCCCTTCCCACTTCTATATCTACTGTCGTTCCTCATGGAATTACTGCACATTGTGCTCCGACCTATCCTGAGGTTCACCCCTCCCCTAAACAGACAGCTACTGACCATGCTAAACACATCCTTTAGTTTCTCATACCAAAAGGCACACAGGGATTTTGGATATAGCCCTCGCTATGACTGGGAAGAGGCACGTAGGTGCACTAGCGACTGGTTAGCATCTGTCTTACCCACAGAGAGGCAGCGGATtaacttgaaataa